The nucleotide sequence TCAAAATGGCCCCATAGCCTGCGCAGGCGGGGAAGCTGGTATTGCAATTCGGCCAAACGCACCTGCAGCTTGGCTTCGCGGGTTCGGGCATGGTCGTGGAAGATGGAGAGGATCACCTCGGTGCGGTCGATGACGCGGATGCTGTGGTCCTTTTCGATATTGCGGGCCTGGATCGGATTCAGTTCCTCGTTGACGATCAGGACGTCCGCCCCGGCCTGATGCATCTTGTAGCTTGTCTCTTCCAGGAAACCTTTGCCGAAAAAGCTGCCCCGCTCGGGGTGGTTGCGCCTCTGGGTGTAGCGGCCCAAAACCTCGATCCCGGCTGTGTCGGCCAGCCTTTCCAGTTCGTCCAGGGAATCGTTGACGTCAGTTTCGCTTTCGCCCTGGCGGATGATGGCCGCCAGAAAAGCCGTCTTGTCCTGCTTCTCCAGGTCTTCCCAGGACTCCTGCTCGAGGTCGTATTCCTCCACCAGATAGTCTTTTTCTTCGTCGCGCATGTCTCTCCTGTAAAGGTTTTACTCAGTTGCTGATCTTGGTGCCGCGGGCGTCCTTCCTGCCAGGCGAACTGTCGTAGATCTCCACATTGTAATAGATCACGGCGATACAGTCGCGGGGATATTCGCCGTGGAAAAAGCTGTGCATGAGGTTGACATACTGGACCACCTGGCGTTCGTAGGTGCTGAGCTTGGGATCCAGCGGATGCAGCAAACGCGCGATCTGCTTGACCTTGAAGGTGGGGATGTCCATCCAGACCGTTACGCAGGCGGGATTCAGCATCTGGTTGATGAAGGTCTGGGTGTTGTAGCCCGGCTCAGAATAGAGTTCCAGAGAAACCAGCCGGTTCGGGCTGAAGTTCTTTTCCGCGTTGATATACAGGCTGTCCAGGATGTCCAGCTTGACGTCCAGGCCCTCTTCCATGTTGGCCCGCAGCAGCGCGATCAGTTCCGCGATTTTGTCCTCTGGCGGCAAAAAGCCCATGCCCTTGATGGCGTTGTTGAGCTTGAAGCGGGAGTCCTTGCGCGCGGCGCCGTAGGTGGCGACTATCCCGTTGTGCGGTCCGGCGAGTTGCGGGCTGCGCGTGGCTTCCCGGCCCTTGGTGAGCATCTCGCGGAAGATGTCCAGATATTCCCTGCGCTGGTTTCTGTTCCAGTCCCAAAACGATTGGGGGAACTCCACCAATGGGAAATCCTGCCAATCACTGTCCACCTGGGCGCGGATGCTGGTTGCGCCGGCCTCCGGAGTGATGGCGGTTTTTTGCACGCTGTAGCCTTCCTGCCAGAATGTGGCGGGATCGATAACGTCTTCGGCGCGCAGAAGGCCGATTACTATCAGCAAGCCGAAAACGCAAAGGATGAGTATCTTTTCCATGTTTAACTCCTATGGGATTCGATGTTTTCCTTGGCCGCGGGAACCGCCTGGTAGAGAAATGCGTTGGTCTGGCAGGGGAAATCCCCGCATTCCGCGCAGCTTTGGAATCCTTTGCCCACCACGCAGGCGCGGATGGGGCAGTTGTTGCACCAGTTGAAATGAACGCCCTCGCTCATGCAGCCATCGCAATTGATTTCTGCAGCAGTTAGTTGGGTGTCGTAATTCTTGCTCCAGCGGATGGCGATATCCGCTTTCTTTTCCGTGTCTCCGGACTTGGTGGCCAGATAGCATTCGCAGGCCAGGCAATCAAGTCCGCAGGCCGAGCTTGGTTTAGTCATCTTCTTCTCCCAGATATATTTGCAGAGCCGCCAGGCTGCGCCGGGACAGGCTCAGTTTCTTTTCCTTCTTGTCCCTGATGGGGGTTTCCAACGCGGGAAGCAAGCCGAAATTGGCGTTCAGGGGCTGAAAACCTTTGGTGGCCTGATCGATCAAACGCCGCCAGAGCTGGCCCAGAATCGTTTCCGGCGGCAGCATACCGATCCCTTCGGCCAGGATCTTGGCTACCAAAAGCCCGGTGGCGACGCATTCCATATAGCCCTCCACCCCGCTCAGTTGCCCGGCCACAAAGACGTTGCGGGCGTTTTTCAAAGTCAGGTTGGGATACAGGACCTGCGGCGCATTCAGATAGCTGTTGCGGTGGATGGAGCCGTAGCGCAGGAATTCCGCCTGTTCCAAGCCGGGGATCATCCTCAGGATCCTTTTTTGCTCCGGATAGCGTAGCATGGTCTGGCAACCGACCAGATTGTAGGCGGTTTGGTCCTTGTTTTCCGTCCTGAGTTGCAGCACCGCGAAGGGTTTCTTGCCATCCTTTTCCAAGCCCATGGGACGCATAACCCCGTGCGCCAGAGTGTCTTTGCCCCGCCGGGCCAGTTCCTCGATGGGGGTGCAGTTCTCGTAGTAAGAAAACTCCAGTTCCCGGAAAAACTCATTCTCAAACTCCCGCGCCTGGTGCTTTTCGCCGGCCAGTAGGGCATCCACGAAGGCGTAGTACACGTCCCGGGTGAAAGGGCAGTTCAGATAATCCGCGTCGCCCTTGTCATAGCGGTCTTTGCGGTATATTTTGCTGAGGTCCAGGCTGTCCGCGGACACGATGGGTGCAATGGCGTCGAAGAAATAGAGCTGTTCAGAGCCCAGAAGCCTTTGCAGTTCACGCATCAGGTCATCGGAGGTGAGCGGTCCGGTGCAGAGTATGCAGGCCCCTTCGGGAAATTTGGATACTTCTTCCCGGATGAGTTCGATCCGGGGGTGCTGTTCTATACGATCGCTAACTGTTTGGGCAAACAGCTCCCGATCCACGGCCAAAGCGTGACCCGCCGGCACGGAGCAGCTTTCGGCGATAGGGAGGAGCTTCGATCCCAGCAGGCGAACCTCTTCCTTCAGCAAGCCGGACGCGGTATCCAGGAGAGTGGATTTGAGGGAATTGCTACACACCAGTTCCGCCGCCAGGCCTGTCTGATGGGCGGGGGTCATTTTGTCCGGCCGCATCTCGTAGAGCCGGACCGGAAGGCCCAAGTCTGCCAGATACAGCGCGGCCTCGCTGCCAGCCAGGCCGGCCCCGATGATGTTTATCGCCGCCAATGCAGGTGTCCCGGAAGCTTTTTCAAAGTGAAGAAAATCAGCGCGCCCACCAGTCCGGATAGTACCTCATGGATGATGAAGACCATCAGGGTGCTGCCCACAATCTGTTCCTGGGCGAGGCCGATCTCGGACAGGAAATGGATGGCGAAAATTTCCTTGAATCCCAGCCCGGCATAGGTGATCGGGATGCTGTGGGAGATGTTGGACAGGCTCATCCGCGTCAGCACTTCGGCAAAATTGACGGGCTGGGTCCGCATCAGGATCAGCCAGTACTGCAGATAATTGAGCAGCGTGGTCAGGATCAGGAGTCCAACAATGCGCGGGGCGGGGCGCAGAGAGGCTTTGCGGAGGTCCTTCCAGTGCTTGTTCAGGGCCAGCAGGAAATAGCCCCAGATGGGAAAAGTCGCCAGCCCGATCAGCAGCGCCAATCTGAGCCCGAGAGGTATGCCAATGGGGAGGAAGATCAAGGACAGAGCGGCAAAAAGCAGCAGTGCCCAGGTCACCAGGGTGCGCTCATAGAGAAAGGCATAAGCTGAATCCCGCACACTGCTGTTGTCTATAAAGGCTGTTTTACCCACCAAGCCCAAACCTCCGGGCAGGGCGAAACGCAGCGCCTGGCCGATCAGATATGATCTGCCAACCTCAGGCCAGTTCGGTCGGTAGAGGGGATTGATCTGCAGCGACCAGCCCCACACCAGGGCAAGCCCCAAATGACGAAACAAAGACAGACTTAGCAGGGACAGCAGCAGCCAGGGGGGCAGATTGAACATGCTGGCAAAGACCATCGCCATGTCGATCTTGCGGAAAATGCTCCACAGGATCAGTACGGTTATCCCCATCTTGAGGGCAAAGATCAGGATGTTGCTTACTTTCTTATTCAAAAAACGCCCTCTAAGCCGGCAGAACACTCTTCCGGGCATGTTCCAAGGCTTGTAGAACCAGATCCCGTGGCGGCTTATCGATGCTTCCATCCTCCATCATGCTCTGGCAGAGGGAACGTGCAGCATGGATCTGAGCGTCGGCCAAGGCATAAACCTCATCCCGGGATAGGGGCAGCCGCGCCACTTCGTCCTGTATGGCCTGCATCGCCACATCCGCTGCCACATGGGCAAAAAGCCCTGACTCATCCATGCGGGGAATGATGCTGTCAGTTGAGATACCGCGCGCGGCGGCAAAATCAGCCAGGGAATGGGCCGCCCGGATCGCCATCGCGTCTGTGATCTTGCTTGCACGCACGAGCAGAGAGCCTTTCAGGATGCCGGGAAAGCCGCAGGAATTGTTGATCTGGTTGGCAAAATCGCCCCGTCCGGTGGCCACGATGAAGGCCCCGGCGGCTTTGGCCTCATGGGGATAGATCTCCGGGACCGGATTGGCACAGGCGAAAACGATCGAGCGGGCCGCCATGCGCCTGATCCAATCTGGTTTCACGGTGCGCGGTCCAGGCGTGGAAAGCGAGATTAAAACATCCGCCCCCTCAATTGCCTCTTCCATTGTCTGCATCCGCCCCGGATTGCTGATCCGCGCGAGCTCCCATTGCCTGAATTTATCAGGGTTCCGGGCCAGGTCTTCGCGTCCCGCATGGAGTCCGCCCTTGCTGTCGAACATGATCAATTTGTCCGGATCGAGCCCGCTCTGGAGCAGGAAACTGGCGATCGTGGTATTGGAAGCTCCAGCTCCAAAGAGCACCGCGCGGATCTCTCCGATCTTCTTTCCAGCCAGCTGCAAAGCGTTGATCAAGCCGGCCAAAGTCACGCAGGCCGTGCCTTGGGCGTCGTCGTGCCAGACCGGGATGGCGCAGGACTGGCGCAGTTCATCCAAAACCCGGTAACAGTTAGGTTGGGAAATATCCTCCAGATTGACCGCGCCCACGCTGGGCTCCAGCATTTTCACGAAGTCGATCAGTTTGGCCGGATCCGGCTTGCCGTCCGGACCGCGGTCGTTGACGCAAAGCGCGATGGCGTCCAGCCCGGCCAGATACTTCATCAGCATCGCCTTGCCTTCCATGACCCCCATTCCGCCGGCCACGCCGCAGTCTCCATCGCCCAAAACCCTTGTGCTGTCTGAGACCACGGCCACGAGGTTGCCCCGGTTGCTCAGCTCAAAGGATGCGTCCTGGTCGTCGCGGATGGTGGTGGAAACGCTGGATACGCCTGGAGTGTACCACACATTGAACCAATTGAAATCCCAGATCCCAGCCTTGGGCAGGGTCTGCATCTTGCCCCGGTAGTGGCGGTGCATCAGTTCGGAGAGCTTTTTCAGAAACGCGGTCTGAGCCTCCGCCCGCTGCCCGGGAGGGAAATTCGCGGCAAAATATTCTCTCAGATTGGCCAGGTCACTGCGCAGTTCATCCATTTAATAATCCTGTTCTTTTTTGGAAAAACCAGTTTTGTAATAGGGTGATTGTTGTCAATCTACTTTACGCGAGGTGGGGCAAATTTAGGATGGACTGGGCTTACAGGTATTCTTAAAATCATTCTTATCAGTACCTTAAGAGCCAATTGCGTGTTTTTCCCTTCCTGTCCCAAGCGCCCTTCGCCTCCTCATACGATGCACTATTATATTCATTTGATCACAGATAACTATATTTTCGCCATGCATTTATCCCTTGCCCTCTCTTGATCAATACGGTGTCAATACGGACTCATTACGGACAAAGTCCGTAATGAGTCCGTATTGACACCGTATTGATAAGGGGGGCCATGGCATAAAGTTCTGTGGATCTGCGGCAGGCAAAACGTCCGGAAGCCTTGATCCAAGAGGCCTAACGCCGTGTTCATCCCGATCAGGAAAGAAGGGTGTCAGTAGGAAAATCCGGTGCCAGGCTCTCCCCCGGTTGAGATCAGAGGCGAAAAAAGTCTTGACAGCAAAGCATTTGCAACAAACAAGCGTTTGGAGAGAAGGACTTGAAAATGAAGATATGCATCGTGAGCAACTCCCACCACACGACCGACGTGCGCCTGTATTACAAAATGGCGCGCAGCCTGGCCAAGCAGGGCGAGGTGCATCTGATCTGCGCGAGCGGGGTGCGCAACGACGCGGTCAATCCCTATCAGGTGGTCGTGGACACGGAATCAAGTTGGTACGCGCTGTTCCTGCTCTATCAGAAAGCCCGGAAGATCAAACCGGACGTGGTGATCTGCGTGGAACCGCTGACCATGTTTGTGGGCTTGGCGCTGCGCCGGAAACTGGGCACAAAGGTGATCTTCGACGTGCATGAGTTCTTTGCCGACGCCTTTTCTGAGCGAAGCCGGCCACCTTTCAGCTGGCTGCTCAAGACCCTCTATCTGGGATTCGAGCGCTGGCTGGAGCGGCGTTCCGACGCCACCATCGCGGTATCCGACGAGATCCTGGACCAGCTTGTCCCTTCCCGTCTGCGGGATAGGGCCGTCACCATCCCCAATTATCCCGTCAAAAACGTCTGGGACTATTCCTGCGAGACGCCGGCAGACCTCAGCACCATATGCAGCCTGAATTTCGACCTCATCTACATCGGCGGGATCACTCCCGACCGCGGCGTGTTCAAGGTCCTGCGCAGCGTGAGCCTGCTCAAGCGCGAATTTCCCAGCCTGAACGTCCTGATCCTGGGCAAGTTCTTTTCGGATGAGGTCAAGCGGGAATTCGACACCCTGATCAACACCCTGAGCCTCAATGCCATCGTCTATTACCAGAATTGGATCCCGGCCGAAAAGATCGGGCTGTTGCTCAAGCGAAGCCGGGTGGGGCTCTGGATCTTCAATCCGCTGAACCGCAGGATGCGCAAGGCCGTTCCGCTCAAAGTTCTGGAATACCTTGCCGCCGGCTTGCCCGTGATTTCGATCAATACGCCCCTGATGCGAGATCTGGTGGAGAAAAACCGGGTCGGCCTCTGTTGCGAATTCCAGCCGGCCGCGATCGCCAATGCCGCAGGCGAACTTTTACGCTTGAAGCCAAGCGAATATCAGGAAATGAGCCGGCGCGCCCGAGATCTGATCGAAAACAACTACAACTGGGAAGCGATCGAGCCCCGCCTCTTCAGCGTAGTCAAACAGCTTGTCCCATAATAAGATGCGCATCCTCTATATCAGCTATTTCTATCCCCCTTTGGGTGGCCCGGCAGTCCTGCGCAACGTCAAGACGGTCAAATACCTGGCCCGGATGGGCATCGAATGCGACGTGATCACGCTCCGGGATTTGGAATACCTCTACCGAGACGCATCCCTGCTGGGCGAATGCGCCGAAAAACGGATCTTCCGCACCGCCTCGCTGGATCCCATGGCTCTGGTCAAAAGAGCCCGGACCGGCGGAGCAAAGAAGGTTTCCGGCCTGTACATGAACACCCCGGAACACATCAAGCTGTGGGTGCGACGCCTTTATCCGATCGACGACAAGATCGGCTGGAACCCATATCTGGTGAGGGCTGGCCGGAAAGCGCTGGCCACCGCGGATTACGATTTCATCTACGTATCCCTGGGGCCTTTCTCCTCCGCGCTCGGAGCTTACAAGCTTTCCCGGGCAAGCGGGATTCCCCTGGTGGTCGATCTGCGCGATTACTGGAACCTACTGACGGATTACGAACTGCAGGTCTCAGCCCTCCACCGCAGGTTCTCAAGGCATTGGGAGGCAAAGATCTATCGCCACGCGAGCCTGATCGTCACCGCAACCCGGGGAATCGGGACAGATGCCGCGGCCGCCTTTGGCAAAGACCTGGCAGACAAGATGATAACCGTCTACAACGGTTGGGATGCCGGGGATTATCAGGACCTTCCAGAAGTTGAGAAACCTGATGAATTTACCCTGGCCTATTTTGGCAACATCTACGCGCGCCGGAGCTTGAAGCATTTTTACGCGGCCGTAAAGCGCCTCCGCGAAGAAAATTTGCTGCCAGCAAACACCCGCATCCGGCTCTATGGCAACTTTTTCCGGGAAACCCGGGCTGAGATATCCACCAGCGGGATTGACGGCATGATCGAGATAGTTCCCCAGCTTGAGCATAAAGAGGCCCTGGCCCGGATGCAGGCCTCCGACGTCCTTCTGCTCGTGATAAACAGCAGTTCGCCGCGCGGGACGCTGACTTCCAAAGTATTTGAATACCTGCGCGCCGGAAAGCCCATCCTGGCGATGGTCCCGGATCACAAAGAAGCCGCGGAGCTGCTGCGCGCCCACGGCCAGGACTTCATCTGCGCCATGGAATCCGCGGAAAGCATCTATGATTGCCTGAAACGCCTGCTTATTTCAGGGCAAAAGGAATATTCGATCCCGCTGGAACTGGAACGGGAAAAGCAGATCGAAGCCTTGGCCAGGCGGCTGAAGTCGCTGGTGTAAAGCTTTTCTGAATAAAGGTTTAACTGCCCAAGATCCCCAGCAGCACACCCGCCGCCACGGCTGAACCCACCACTCCGGCTACGTTTGGGGCCATGGCGTGCATCAATAGAAAGTTTGTGGGATCGTATTTCTGGCCCACCATCTGGGAAACCCTGGCGCTGGCCGGAACCGCGGATACACCGGCGTTTCCGATCAGGGGATTGATCTTGTCCTTCACAAACAGGTTCATCAGTTTGGCGAACAGCACGCCCATGGCGGTGGCGACCGCGAAGGCAAAGGCTCCCAGGAAAAAGATCCCCAGGGCACGGGGGGTTAGAAATACGTCCGCAGTGGTTTTGGCGCCAACCGTGAAGCCCACCAGCACGGTCACGATATCGATCAAAGCCGTGCGGGCCGTGGAAGCAAGGCGCTCAGTGACCCCGCATTCCTTGAGCAGATTGCCCAGAAAGAGCATGGCCAGCAGCACCACGCCGCCCGGGGCGATCATGGCAGTCACCATAAAGGCAACGATCGGAAAGAATATCTTTTCCTTCTTGGTCACCTGGCGGGGCGGTTTCATCCGGATCACTCGTTCTTTGGGAGTTGTGAGCAGTTTCATGATGGGGGGCTGGATCACCGGCACCAGAGCCATGTAGGAATAGGCTGCCAGAGCGATCGGCCCGATCAGGTGGGGGGCCAGTTTGGAGGAGAGGAAAATGGATGTGGGTCCGTCCGCTCCGCCGATGATGCCGATGGAACCGGCCTCCAGAACATTAAAGCCCAGAAGCAGCGCTCCGATGAAGGTTCCGAAGATTCCCACCTGGGCCGCGGCGCCCAGCAGGATCAGCTTGGGATTGGCGATCAGGGTGGAAAAATCCGTCATCGCCCCGATCCCCAGAAAGATCAGCGCGGGATAAACACCCTTGTTTACACCGAAATAGAGATAGCTGAGCACCGAACCTTCGCTCACGACGCCCAGGCCCTGTTGCAGCATGCCGGGGATGTTTCCCACCACGATGCCGAAGCCGATGGGAACCAATAAAAGAGGCTCAAACTGCTTGGAGATGGCCAGCCAGATGAAGACGATGCCGGCCGCGATCATCAGGATGTTGCCCCAGCTGAAGTTCACGAAGCCCGTGGTATTGAGGATCTGGAACAGTTCGTCCACTTTCTATGCCTCCAGTTCGACCAGGGGATCGCCTTCCTGCACGGAATCGCCTTTCTGCACATGGATCTGTTTGACCTTGCCGGCCAGGGAACTATGGATCTCGGATTCCATCTTCATCGCTTCCAGAATGAGCAGGACCTGCTGCTCGCTGATCGTCTCGCCGGGACGGACCTTGAGTTCGATGATCGTGCCGGGCAGCGGGGCGCGGATGATACCGTCCCGCGTCTTTGTTTCCGCCGGGGCCGGGGAAGCCTGCTGGCGCGCGGGTTTGGCGACCTGTTTGGCGCTGATCTCGACCCCTTCCAGGGTCATCAGCAGGTCGCCTTCCTGCACCGGAGCGTGCTCTTTCACGTGGATGCTGCCGATCACGCAATCAACCGGGGCGGCGATCTCGGATTCCATCTTCATCGCCTCCAAAACCAGGATGGTCTGGCCCTTTTTCACCGCGTCACCTTCCTGCACCCGTAGTGAGGAAATCACACCCGGCAGCGGCGCGCGGATCTCTCCGGTATCGGCGGAAAAACCGCTGGAAAAAGCCGCGGCCAAAGGCACTGCCTTTTCCTGCTGGGGCAGAACGGGGATCTGGGACTGGGTGTCGTCCTCGATCTGGATCAGGTAGTCGGTGCCGTTGATGTTGATCTTGGCATGGTCGGACGAGTATTCAAGTACCTGGGCCTCATATCTTTGCCCGCCGATGATCAGTTTATAGGTTTTCATTGTCCTATCTCCTTGTGCGCAGGATGTCCCGGTTCGGCATGTTGAGGACCGCGCTGCTGCGCCATTGGTCGGAATGCGCGCGCCGGAAAGTGAGCAACAGCCTGCGCTGGTCTTCGATGCTCTGTTTGTGGAGGTGCAGGGCGGCTATGAGCGCGGCGATCACGTCGCTGTTCATGTCATGTGGCTGGGCGATGACATTGCCTTTGGCGTCCAGGACCAAATTCCGGTCTGCCTGTTTGGGTTTTCTGTTCAGGTGGCGCAACTGGCTGATGACCAATGCCGTGATCGCCAGGGCGGAAAACACCATCAGAACGCCCACGGCGGTGATGGAAAGCCCGAAGCCGATCCGGTTCTCATTGAAGGTTTCCTCAAACTCGACCATGTCCAGGGTTGTCTTTCCCAAGGCTTGCAGGGAATGGTTGTCGTAACTCTTGTCCGTGGTTTCTATGCCCGCGAACTGGCGCAGTTTCTTGATCGGCAGTTGTTTCTGGGCCGCGAGCTCATCCAGGGTGCTGAGTTCGGTGAAGCCGTAGATGCTGTATTGCTGTGCCAGCAAGGCTCGATAGGGCGAGATCCCCAGCTTGCGCAGGCTCATTTTGTCCAGCACTTCGTTTTCCGGCTCGATCTCCAGATAGCTTTTCCACTGGGCAATGTTGGCGATCTGCAGCTTCGCGGCAACGTCTTCCAGTTTGTCCGTGTCCCGGAATCCGTATTCGCTGTAGATCTCCTGCTCGCGGAATTGCAGCAGGCTGTCGGACATGGCCTGGATCTGCAGTTGCAGGTCCTCGATGGTAGGTGGGGGAGTGTCATCCACCTGCGCGAAGAGGAAGGCAGCGCCAAGCAGGGCCAGGATCAGGAGGGAAATGGTTTTGGGCATCGCGATCTCTCCTAAAGCGGTATGTTCCCGTGCTTGCGGGGAGGAATGGTGTCCTTTTTGTTGGCCAGCATTTCCAGGGCCCGGATCAGCCGGAAACGGGTGCGCGAAGGTTCGATGATGTCGTCGATGTAGCCGCGTTCGGCCGCCACGTAGGGATTGGAAAACTTCTCGCGGTATTCCTCCTCCCGCTCCAGCAGGGTCTGCTTGGGATCATCGGAACTCTGGGCATCCTTGCGGAAGATCACTTCCACCGCGCCTTTGGGGCCCATGACCGCGATCTCGGCAGATGGCCAGGCATAGACGATATCCGCGCGCATGTGCCGGCTGTTCATCACGCAATAGGCGCCGCCATACGCCTTGCGCAGGATGACAGTGATCTTGGGAACAGTGGCTTCGGCAAAGGCGTAGAGCATCTTGGCGCCGTTGCGGATTATTCCGTTGTGTTCCTGATTGGTGCCGGGCAGGAAGCCGGGAACGTCCTCCAGCACGATCAGCGGGATGTTGAAGGCGTCGCAGAAGCGGACAAATCTGGCGGCCTTGATCGAAGCGTCGATATCCAATACCCCGGCCAGGACCTTGGGCTGGTTTGCCACTATGCCAACGGGAAAGCCGTTCATGCGGGCAAAGCCGACCACGATGTTCTGGGCATAGTTCATCATCACCTGAAGGAATTCCCGGTCATCGACGATCTCCTGGATCACGTCCAGGATATCGTAAGGTTTGTTCGGATTTTCTGGAATGAGGTCGTCTAAAAGGTCGCAGGAGCGGTTTATCGGATCGTGGGTGGGGTTATAGGGCGGATCCTCCATGTTGTTGGAAGGCAGGTAGCTGAGCAGCTTTTTGATCAGCAGCAGGGTCTCTTCCTCGCTGTTGGTGATGAAATGCGCCACGCCGCTTTTGCTGCTGTGCACCCCCGCGCCGCCGAGGTCGGCCGTGCTGACGGTCTCGTTCAGGACGGTCTTGACCACCTTGGGGCCGGTGACGAACATATAGCTGTTGTGCTTTTCCATCAGGATGAAGTCCGTGATGGCCGGAGAATAGACCGCTCCGCCAGCGCAGGGACCCAGAATCGCGGATATTTGGGGGATCACGCCGCTGGCCATCACGTTGCGCCAAAAGATCTCAGCGTAGCCGGCCAAAGCGTCCACCCCTTCCTGGATGCGGGCTCCGCCGCTGTCATTGAGTCCGATCACGGGGCAGCCGTTCTTCATGGCCATGTCCATGATCTTGCAGATCTTTTCCGCGTAGGTCTTGGAAAGCGAGCCGCCGAACACCGTGAAATCCTGAGCAAAAATGTAGACCAGGCGTTCATTGATGGTGGCGCTGCCGGTCACGACGCCGTCTCCGGCGAAGACCTGTTCCTCCATGCCGAAATCAGTACAGCGGTGGGTGACGAAGAGGTCGAATTCCTCAAAACTGTCCGGATCGACGAGCAGGGCGATCCTCTCCCGGGCGGTCAGTTTGCCCTTGTCATGCTGTTCCTGGACGCGTTTTAAGCCTCCGCCCAAAGTGGCATTATCGCGCATTTCCCGCAGCCTGTAAAGCTGTTTTGATGGTGCC is from Candidatus Syntrophosphaera sp. and encodes:
- a CDS encoding OadG family protein; translated protein: MPKTISLLILALLGAAFLFAQVDDTPPPTIEDLQLQIQAMSDSLLQFREQEIYSEYGFRDTDKLEDVAAKLQIANIAQWKSYLEIEPENEVLDKMSLRKLGISPYRALLAQQYSIYGFTELSTLDELAAQKQLPIKKLRQFAGIETTDKSYDNHSLQALGKTTLDMVEFEETFNENRIGFGLSITAVGVLMVFSALAITALVISQLRHLNRKPKQADRNLVLDAKGNVIAQPHDMNSDVIAALIAALHLHKQSIEDQRRLLLTFRRAHSDQWRSSAVLNMPNRDILRTRR
- a CDS encoding acyl-CoA carboxylase subunit beta; this encodes MAPSKQLYRLREMRDNATLGGGLKRVQEQHDKGKLTARERIALLVDPDSFEEFDLFVTHRCTDFGMEEQVFAGDGVVTGSATINERLVYIFAQDFTVFGGSLSKTYAEKICKIMDMAMKNGCPVIGLNDSGGARIQEGVDALAGYAEIFWRNVMASGVIPQISAILGPCAGGAVYSPAITDFILMEKHNSYMFVTGPKVVKTVLNETVSTADLGGAGVHSSKSGVAHFITNSEEETLLLIKKLLSYLPSNNMEDPPYNPTHDPINRSCDLLDDLIPENPNKPYDILDVIQEIVDDREFLQVMMNYAQNIVVGFARMNGFPVGIVANQPKVLAGVLDIDASIKAARFVRFCDAFNIPLIVLEDVPGFLPGTNQEHNGIIRNGAKMLYAFAEATVPKITVILRKAYGGAYCVMNSRHMRADIVYAWPSAEIAVMGPKGAVEVIFRKDAQSSDDPKQTLLEREEEYREKFSNPYVAAERGYIDDIIEPSRTRFRLIRALEMLANKKDTIPPRKHGNIPL